A portion of the Rhizoctonia solani chromosome 6, complete sequence genome contains these proteins:
- a CDS encoding Retrotransposable element Tf2 protein: MDLNKKPLLFLDMKLRDYPTDPIKTLIDSGATSNFISPSLVEQLKIPKTLLENPRVVRMLDGTISQTGRIWHQVQLAVSANGHPHIIPFLVCPIGNTPAILGMTWLTAEAPLIDWQQGLVTFPEQVQIASEEEADSDPLADLPPQYHEFARVFGKEEFKVLPPHREYDISIDLVPDAKLTPGPIYGMTDAESKALKQHIDEELATGKIRPSTSSAGAPVMFVKKADGSLRLVVDYRKLNDVTHKNVYPLPRQDDLMAKLRHAKMFTKLDLRWGYNNVRIKEGDEWKTAFRTKYGLFEYLVMPFGLTNAPAAFQHFMNDLFRDLIDVTVVIYLDDILIFLEKPEDHPNHVREVLSRLMKNQLFCKLSKCHFHVTTVDYLGIVISPTGFSMDQKKIEAVTSWPQPRTVKQVQAFLGFVNYLRRFIPNFSTVARPLHNLTRKETPWSWGEEEEDAFQELKALVTKSPVLIHSNPELPYYLETDASGVAMGAILSQRGEDNRLHPIAYMSKSFSGAEANYDTHDKELLAIIKALEEWRIFLEATEKPIQVHARWRIFLSDFNFEIHYRPGKQSGKPDALSRRADYVDNPSEPEVMLPAEVFANTSEEELEIVTEIRTKLREDPSLEPIIQFLTEDADDAPPSIRKAYRDYDWEEDLLWYCGKLVVPDSEALKERLLKEFHDSPLAGHPGQQRTLELLSRNYWWPGMKSSAKEWVECCPTCQANRRAHAPVIALKPLEVPPFPFHTISYDFITGFPKSQGHDAILVVIDSFSKFGHFIPTSKKVTAKGLADLFITHVWKLHGLPVKTISDRGTTFTGKFLRALYQRLGVKPAFSSAYHPESDGQTERVNQFIEFYLRSYVAADHSDWATWLPLAEYAYNNAKHAATGKTPFELVYGRNPVMNPSNIPANVPEADAVADTLAQEWKEAKSALRMSKEQMAREKGIIPEYSVGEKVWLDGKNVELRTNSNKLDPRRLGPFKIIEKVSSHAYRLELPETLKIHDVFYVGLLSRVHESPNQPFPERPPPETIEGEEEYKVEQIIDSKRQRGKWFYLIKWRGYGPEDNSWEPEELLKHSQEEIKRFNQARLRKARDAAKSL; the protein is encoded by the exons cctcattgactctggcgccacctccaactTTATATCTCCCTCATTAGTAGAACAACTTAAAATCCCAAAGACcctactcgaaaatccacgagtagtgagaatgctagatggtaccatatcccagactggtcgcatttggcaccaggttcaacttgcggtttcggccaatggccacccccacattattcctttccttgtttgccccataggcaacacaccggctatcctaggcatgacatggttaacggcagaagctcctttgattgattggcaacagggattagtcaccttccctgaacaagttcaaattgcctccgaagaagaagcggactcAGACCCTCTAGCAGATctcccccctcagtaccatgagtttgctagagtctttggcaaagaagaatttaaggtcctccctccacatagggagtatgacatctctatagaccttgtcccagacgCCAAATTGACCCCTGGTcccatatacggcatgacAGATGCGGAGTCTAAGGCgttgaaacaacacattgatgaagaactagcaacgggcaagattcGCCCCAGTACCTCATCCGCCGGCgctccagtcatgtttgtaaaaaaggcagatggctcaCTAAGACTGGTAGTTGACTATAGGAAGTTAAATGACGTCACACacaagaacgtctacccactCCCTAGGCAGGACGACTTGATGGCCAAACTTAGGCACGCAAAAATGTTCACAAAGTTAGACctacgctggggttacaacaacgtcaggatcaaggaaggggatgaatggaaaacggcatTCAGAACTAAATacgggctatttgaatacctggtaatgccttttggcctcaccaacgccccagctgccttccaacatttcatgaacgacctgttcagggacctcattgacgtcacagtggtgatCTATTTGGATGACATATTAATCTTCTTGGAGAAACCGGAGGACCACCCTAACCACGTAAGGGAAGTCCTCTCCCGATTGATGAAAaatcagctgttctgcaagctctccaagtgccacttccacgtcactacggttgattaccttggcattgtcatatcccccaccggtttttccatggatcaaaagaagattgaggcggtcacatcatggcctcaacccaggacagtcaaacaggtccaggcttttttaggatttgtcaactacctcagACGTTttattcccaacttcagcacGGTCGCGCGTCCCCTACACAATCTcaccagaaaggaaaccccctggtcatggggtgaagaggaggaagacgCATTCCAGGAATTAAAGGCCCTTGTCACCAAATCTCCGGTTCTTATTCACTCCAACCCAGAActaccctactacctagaaacagacgcgtcaggggtagccatgggagctatATTGAGCCAAAGAGGAGAGGATAACCGTCTTCACCCAATTGCGTatatgtcaaaatccttctctggtgcagaagccaactatgatacccacgacaaggaactattgGCTATTATCAAGGcactggaggaatggaggatcTTCTTAGAAGCAACGGAAAAACCCATACAGGT GCATGCccgatggcgcatattcttgaGCGACTttaactttgagatccactaccgaccagggaaacagtcggGTAAACCTGATGCATTGTCCAGACGGGCAGACTATGTTGACAACCCCTCAGAACCGGAAGTCATGCTCcccgcagaagtctttgccaacacgtcagaagaagaactggaaattgtcacggagaTCCGCACCAAGCTTAGGGAAGACCCATCCCTTGAGCccattatccaattcctcacagaagatgcggacGACGCTCCTCCTTCCATTCGTAAGGCGTACAgagattatgactgggaagaagacctcctCTGGTATTGTGGtaaactagttgtcccagactcagaagcCCTAAAGGAACGACTACTCAAAGAATTCCACGATTCACCCCTGGCAGGCCACCCTGGACAGCAAAGAACCCTAGAACTCCTGAGCCGTaattactggtggccaggaatgaagtcatccgccaaggaatgggtagaatgttgtccCACCTGTCAAGCCAATCGCCGCGCTCACGCCCCTGTCATCGCCCTGAAGCCCCTAGAAGTTCCTCCCTTCCCgttccacacaatatcctacGATTTCATTACCGGGTTTCCTAAGTCACAAGGCCACGACGCTATCTTAGTGGTAATTGATtcattttccaagtttgggcatttcatccccacttctAAGAAGGTTACCGCCAAAGGACTTGCAGACCTATTCATCACCCATGTAtggaaacttcatggatTACCGGTCAAGACAATCTCAGACCGCGGAACTACCTTCACcgggaaattcctaagggcccTCTACCAACGGCTTGGAGTTAAACCAGCGTTTTCCTCTGCGTACCACCCTGAATCAGACGGACAGACAGAAAGAGTGAACCAGTTTATCGAGTTTTACCTACGCTCCTACGTAGCTGCTGATCATTCGGACTGGGCCACTTGGCTGCCTTTGGCTGAATACgcttacaacaacgccaaacaCGCGGCAACCGGGAAAACGCCCTTTGAACTTGTCTATGGACGGAACCCAGTAATGAATCCCTCCAACATCCCagccaacgtcccagaagcagatgcgGTGGCAGACACATTagcccaagaatggaaagaagccaaatcagccctcagaatgagcaaagaaCAGATGGCCAGGGAAAAAGGAATAATACCGGAGTATTCAGTAGGCGAAAaggtctggctagatgggaAGAACGTAGAACtcaggaccaattcaaataaGTTGGACCCTAGACGACTTGGCCCCTTCAAAATCATTGAGAAGGTCTCCAGCCACGCTTACCGCTTGGAGTTACCAGAAACCttgaagatccatgatgtcTTTTACGTTGGGCTACTCTCCAGAGTCCACGAATCCCCAAACCAGCCATTCCCGGAacgacctccccctgaaacaatagagggagaagaggaatacaaggtcgagcaaatcattgactccaaacgACAACGGGGTAAATGGTTTTATTTAATAAAATGGAGAGGTTACggtccagaagacaactcctgggaGCCCGAGGAACTACTgaaacacagccaggaagagatcaagcgcttcaaccaggctagactcagaaaggctcgtgacgccgccaagagcctttaa